CTCACAATCGGAAATCGCGATGTAACGCGTGCCGAACTAGAACGTGCCTGTGAGATTTCGAAGATCGACGAGTTCTTCGACGAATTGCCGAACGGGTACGAAACGATGCTCGGCGACGATGGTGTCCGACTATCAGGTGGACAGAAACAACGTGTCGCGCTCGCGCGGGCGTTACTACAGGACGCGGATCTATTAGTGCTGGACGAAGCAACGAGTGACTTGGACTCGAACCTTGAACAGGAAGTACAAGCGGCGATCGAGGAGATGGACCGCGACTACGCGATGATCGCTATTGCGCATCGACTGTCTACAGTCGAAAACGCAGATCGAATCTACACAGTCGATAACGGTGAGATCATCGAGACTGGAACCCACAATGAATTGATCAACAACGATGGACAGTACTCCGACCTGTATGCTATCCAGTCTCGTGGATAATGCGTCTCTGGCTTTTGATCAAGTTAATATCAACACCTCACAAATCATCCTCAGCTAACTGGAGCTGAAGCGTGATTTGCTGAGGAACCGAAGGCAGATTCGTGCATCGAGGGGACCATCCCATCTCTCGTCGTAGTCACAGTCGAAGATAGCTATTTTGAGAGAGATTCGCCCAGTGACCTCTTCCGTGGGGGAAGTGAGGAAAACCTAAATGACAATCACGGAACGATATGAGTTAGCTACTTAGTGGGACGTCATAGTTGCCTCACACCTGATTGAACGATAACCTATATCAACCAAAGGGACAAGATTGGAATTATGCCTAAAGGTGATAATTGGAGTGCCCTAGCAAAAAAAGGGCTGAAGAAACCACACCGGATACCCCCGTTTGTTCTGCGGCAAATGTTCCCAAAAAAGTTCCAGAAGTGGAAAAGCCAAGAAGGAGTGGTGACGTGGGATTCATTCAGTTGGGGTGATGGCTCTAACCCTGCACAAATTAGCGCCATTAATTACCATATGGTCCAAGCATTGCGGAAGGATCTGGAAGGACACAATTTCGAGACTGCCGTCGAAATAGGATGCGGGTATGGACGGGTAACCCCATGGTTATCTGACTATGCATCTACTGTGATCGGTATTGAGCCAAACGAAGAAATGGCACAATATATAGAGAAATATCACCCCAATATAAAATATATTCAATCAAAAGCGCAAGATATGCCATTGGATGATGATAGTGTTGGCTTGATTTTTACGCGCTCTGTATTACAACATATACCCCCAAATGATATACAGAGTGTTTGCAATGAAGTATCTCGTGTGACTTCATCTAATTCTCGTTTGTTGCTCTGCGAGGCGACCTCAGGAGAGGGGGATAATCAAAGTTTCTGGCCTCGTCCCAAAAGCACCTATAAAGAACTATTCTCAGATTTCGAACTAACACAGAGTTGGAAAAGAGACGCTCCTGCAAAAACGCGGGAACACACTCGTGAAAGGATGACGTTCATCTGCAAACAGTCCTGATAGCTATCGATTTCCCATTCGCCAGGGAGTTCATCACGCATCAATTTTTATTTCATTTGGTTTATCAATTAACCCTGGAAGTCTGTCGTCTATGGTGGTGGCTGAGCAACTGAAGAATCAATCTGTTTTCTTCACGTGATATTTAGTATCACTGATTGGTTATCCAAATTATAAACAGATATTGGCAATTGTTTAATACTGATTGGGACTTTCTACGATAGTGCTTGAATGTTTTTGTTCAGTTCCTCGAATCGTGTCCTTTGTATGAGTAACTAGGTTTAAATTCGATGACCGCATGGTGGTTGACTGATGCAAGTACCAGACAATCCTATTCGAAAGGCTATTAATAACCCTAAGAAGGTTCCAAAATTCATCTTTGATGACATTATGCTCAAAACAATATCTGAAATCCACTCCTCACTCATTTCATCACAATATCCACAGCAAGAAGATTTGTTGGGTAAGCTTCGATCTGAAGATAATTACTGCCTTATTGTACTAGATGCATGTAGATTTGATTATCTTCAGAGTAGCTTTCACCAGTATTTTCAAGGAGAATGTATGCCAACGTGGGCTGCTTCGCTGAATACATTCCAATATCTACAAAATCTCTGGAAAGGGACATATGATTTTCCATATATAACTGCTGCTGCGCCCGTGACAAGCCAGAAATTTAATTTTCAAGATGGTGAAAAAGTGGATGGTCTTGCGGGCGATGGTGCTGAACTGAGTAAACGATATAATGGATACATACCAAATGAACACTTCAATCAACTTGTTGAAGTATGGCGTGAAGCTTGGGACGAAGATTTAGGTGTGTGTCCACCAGAACCTGTTACAGAGCGGGCAATTGATATTGCTCCCGAGACAGATCAAATGGTAGTTCACTACTTCCAACCCCATGGTCCGTTTATTGGCTCTAAACAACTTACAGGTCAAATTGAAGAATATGATACTAACATAAAAGGAGGAGCAGTCGAAAAAGGCATTTGGTCCGCCGCTAAATCTGGAGATTTGAACAAATCAGATCTACGGAAAATGTACCAAGCTAATCTGGATCGAGTACTCCCTGCCGTTGGGGAATTAGTGCAACGAACCGATTTTGACAAGTATATTGTTATTGGAGATCACGGTGAAGCTCTCGGAGAATATAATAGATATTACCATTCTATAGAACATCCAAAAGTT
Above is a window of Natronorubrum tibetense GA33 DNA encoding:
- a CDS encoding class I SAM-dependent methyltransferase, translating into MPKGDNWSALAKKGLKKPHRIPPFVLRQMFPKKFQKWKSQEGVVTWDSFSWGDGSNPAQISAINYHMVQALRKDLEGHNFETAVEIGCGYGRVTPWLSDYASTVIGIEPNEEMAQYIEKYHPNIKYIQSKAQDMPLDDDSVGLIFTRSVLQHIPPNDIQSVCNEVSRVTSSNSRLLLCEATSGEGDNQSFWPRPKSTYKELFSDFELTQSWKRDAPAKTREHTRERMTFICKQS